aatcttttttttttaatatgccaAGCCTTGGATTGTGGATATAGATGAAAGCAAAATCACACTTGTAttagaaaacattttaatttggtTGTAATCACTATTCATTCAATTCCAATAAAACTCGATGCAGAGtataaaaacagagaaataacAAGGATATGTACAAAACAGTGAGAGGTAAGAAAGTGTACCAAAAgaaatatattagcgaaaattTTAAATGAGTAATATAAGGATAAGTAATTGGAGTTTGGTGGTACTTATATAAACCCTAGGgtttgtcatggcaaccaaccTTGTCGTATTCCTCATCCTTCCCAGAATTGCAGAGAAATGTATactaaaatgtatttaaaaagagAGTTCatacatttgtttttactgaTTAGCTACATGTTCATATTCTAACCTCACATGACCAGATCAGGATGCACTCAAACATAATTGGAACTATTGGATTGCACAGAATAGGGTATCAGAGATATTGGCCCCATAAAGTGGATTTCTTTGCTGTGTGCAATATGCCCTCCTGCTTCTAAGAATTAATATCTTCATAATATCATCTTTTGTTGTTTGATATATAGGTTTGCTGGGGTGTATACTGCAGAAGAAACTGCTCTTATCACAAGAGATAAACTAATCCGTCTACAATCATTATACATAAATCAGTTCAAGAGGTTACAGCATGTCATGAAAGAAAAGAGACGGAGCTACCTGGTAGCTCTCAGACAAGAGAGGGAAGCGTTCGGTAAGCTTGCGGTTCAAATTAATAGTGCACATTTTTTTGTAGATTTCTATCTACAATTTTCTAAATATTCACTTCAAGTAATCTGATTTGATAATCTGATGTGTAATAGTTTGGTTATCTGATATGAGTAGTAATTTAAGTGTTGTGATTCCTTGTTGAGATCCTTAGAGTCAGAATTTCAGTTCAGAATTTGAGTGAGTTAAATGGCAACATATCAAAACACTTGTTGAGCAACTGTTTTATCTGCCCAATGAAGGGGGTTGCTTGAGCAGGCAACAAAGTTTTGTGGTTACAGTCCTGTTTTCATTCTAACAAAAAAGTTAGAAATTGCTTGGCAGATGAATTTCAATCTTGGCTCATGTATGCATACAGAATGATAATCATCTATTCACGTCAAAGTTCATAGAGGTGAAATAATGTATGAAATTATCTAATTTTCATAAGTTGagaatcattcattcattttcaaacttcGATCAGGTATTCATATGTGAATGATAATGATCTTATCAGAGCTTGTATAATGAGGTCAAAATATATAGAGGCCATTGTGTACATGAAAATGGCTCTTCCTCATTTTAGAAGGGTTTGGCAGATCAACATTAAACTTCATTTACATTGTGAGTGAATGATCTGATCTGATTCAGTGGGTCACAAAGTCATGGCGGCCATGACTCATTGTCACAGTAATTTATATATCCAGTCaaaatttttatgtatttcagaTATGGCAAAGGCATGaattatttccttgtttttgatAAGCTTTGCCTGTATATTTAATGTGATAGGAATAGACTTCGGAGTGATAACAGACCCCAAGCAGAAGCGAAAGTTCCATGAGTACCAGGCTGCTAGAGGAttcagaagaagaagaggaaaagaagcTTTGCTTTACCAGAAGTCGAAACAGAGACGCATCCAGGCCACACCAGATTATCAAGGAAAACAGAATGTACCCCTTATGCTCCAGTGCTGTTACAAATCATGTGAGGGCGAACAGTGCAACAAGTTCAGCTTGCCTCTGGCAAAGTTCTGCAAGGATCGTATCCTTTAACAATTCATATGCTTGTAGTCGAGTTCATGAATTCCATATGGTGTGAATAAGATTAGACTAAATCATGACTACTGATAACCAACCTTCCCCCATGGTTTTTTTCTGTGGTAAAATACTTTACATTGTTTATGGCCAAAACATTTACTTACCCTTCTAATGTCTTCGATTCATTATGCCTCctgaaatgtttaattttcttgATGTCTGACTATGGTACTCACTAAGATGAGTCTAAAATTAGCCATTGCCTTTACATGGGATTAATTGCCATTGTAATAGCATTATTGTTCATAgcattatatttcatattgaattaaGTCATTGATTCCTACTTTGCGGAGATGAAAATCAATTCCCACCTTTTATTGTCTCGCCAACTGCAGGTGAAGGGGAGACTAAGAGATCAAAATGGCATCCTTCACAAATGTGTTATAACGCATACCTTTGAAATCGCTGATGAAATTGTCTAATGGCAACCAAACTAGGGTGGTAGATGCAATGGGGTACCATCATATTATGGTGTTGCTGGAGGTCACATTGTGGATGGGTCAAATGTTCAGGAGGTAAGATGATAAAGCTGTGAAAAGAGCATAGTATCTAGAAGTGAATGACACGAGTGGAAATGAAAGACCAAAGATTACATAGAAAGATATGTTGAAAGGAAGAAAGCAATTGGACTGAATGAGAATTATACAGAAAGAAGTGGAAGAATGGAGTGCCATCATGATGCAAGAGTCGGTAAACCTTATCCTgactaaaataaatgatgatgacggtgatgagaTGCAGCGATGTCTTACCATGCCATTTGCCAGTTTATATTACCTTTCAGGGAAAAAGTAGaagaggtgatttttttttaggggggcaaGTTCAAAATAACAAGTTATTAGGTTTTACTAGGGTTGGTTGATTTATCATTAtggtaaacaaattttattttgtctgaacATTATTCTGATTTTCATAAgttgaattatatttcatattgaataaaGTCATTGATTCCTACTTTGCGGAGATGAAAATCAATTTCCACCTTTTATTGTCTCGCCAACTGCAGGTGAAGGGGAGACTAAGAGATCGAAATGGCATCCTTCACAAATGTGTTATAACGCATACCTTTGAAATCGCTGATGAAATTGTCTAATGGCAACCAAACTAGGGTGGTAGATGCAATGGGGTACCATCATATTATGGTGTTGCTGGAGGTCACATtgtgaggtcaaaggtcatttaaggtcacaTCGTTAGTGGAGTATGTGCAGGACTTTTTTTACATACACTAGAGTTTACATACAAACTTTCTGCTGACACAACTCGGTAACTGTTGGTCCAATGGATGCATAGAGGCAACATCATGTTACACTTCTGTCAGAAGTCACAAAGAGAGGTCaaatgttaaagtttattttcaagatgtTATGACAAATCAGTTTGCAACCGTTGCTCCCTTTCCCAAAAAAATTTGGTGATTGGTGCATTTTGGGAATATTAATGTTATAGCAGCATCGGATGGtacatggttaggtcaaaggtcattaaatttcaaatgataatttATCTGCATTACTCTCTTATGACTTACAACTGGGCAACTGTTGGTCCAATGGCAACCGAACTTGGGTGATAGAGGTCAACTGTtattttaggtcatgtgttaaAGTTTACTTGCAAGACTCTTGTGACAAATAACTTTTGAACTGATGTTCCCTTTTCAATCAAACTGTCTGAGGTCAATTGAAGTGGTAAATTTAAGTTTACCTGAAATACTTTTTTGTGGATTCAATGTTGGTGAGGGATGCACTTGGGGAAATCTTCATGTTATGTAGTCATAGGTGCGTGAGTcacaatctttatttttttcatttactctGTTTTGAAGTCATCAGACTGAAAATTGTTAATAGAGATTCAAGTAACAATTTATATATACCTTTGTTTACTTTGTGGATTTATACTTCAATGTTGCCCTTTTCCTCATAATTATTGATTCTTAATTCCTTTGATACATCAGATATTCTCATGGACCCCAAACAAGTCCTATACTCTGAGTGCTCAAAAGGAAGGGGAGTTTGTGACAAACCTGCATCCCTCATGTCACCAGATGAAAGCTGTATTTTGCATATGGGTTTACCCCAACACAAACCTTACAAACCCTATGAACCTGAGCCTCCTCCACCCCCTCCCCGACCTAAACCCCCTCCTCCACCAACCGTCATACCCCTCCCAGAATCAATGCTCCCACCAGCACCGATCCTTCCATCTCAGTTGGACTCTCAGATAGACCAACTCCTGCAGTTTCAGCCACAGTTTCTGGAGCAACAGCTTCAGCAGCATGTCTATGATGCCTCACATTATATGGGTTCGTTTGCTCCTCCCGATGTTGAAACCCCTGCTGCTGCCAGTGCCTCACCAGCCAAACCAAGAAAGCCTGGGAAGAACGTTGAAGATGAGCAAGATGATGATGCTCTTGATAACATCCAAGACAATCTTAGTGAAGATCAATCTAACGCCAAGCCTGATCAACAAACAGACATTCATGTAGATGTTGAAACAGACACAGATATGCTGTCTCCTGAGGTAGAGCCTCAAGGTATGGAACAAGAATCCAGCATTGAAATTTCCAACCAAGACAATCCTGTATCCGAACAGACTGATCATGTAGAATCTTTATCATCACCTAAATCTGAAGAAGTGAAAGATGCTATGGATACTCAAGATGTATTAATAGAAACTGTCCTTTCACAGTCACCAGTAAGCACAGATGGAAGTGAGAAATCCTCCTCAGATGATGAGGTTGATGATACACAGATTATCTTGAAAGGAGATACACAAGCAGATTGTGAATTGGATACAGCAAGCAATGTACAGCTAGAGACCTCTTCTACCATGTCGATAGATGAGAAGGTAACATCACATAAACTCTTAAAACCTaactaggccggggtattttgggagatcATATGGCCAGGGGGTCTCGATGCCCCCTTGATTTCTTGGTTTGTTGATCGCACGAACACACCAAAAATTGGCAGAGTCGTTGCCTGGGACTCAATTTATAAACATATACTGtcatttaaagaaaattgccttcaagtaattatgctaatttctTCAGTGATTTACGAACCGGCTCAACCTTGATTTTCGGTCaaattttcgatttttttttttttttttttttttttttttttttgcatattctgaAAGCCCATGATTTACTAtattgatttgccaaatttcagatcaacattcatattatttgaaaaataagggcatatttaatatttttacgaACCAGCTTAACCCCCTCCTTcgattttacgaactggctcaaaccatTCTTTGTGTACTATTAAGTCTTTGGAATGGTGCGCAGGGGTCAAAGGCCCGACCTAGATGCGGCACGTAGGCGGTGCGTATGTGGTTTGCGCAGGATTTGTGCCTCTAAAAAAACATGCGCAtggcatgaatgattttacgaACAGGCTCAAACCGTGGTT
This genomic interval from Lytechinus pictus isolate F3 Inbred chromosome 3, Lp3.0, whole genome shotgun sequence contains the following:
- the LOC129256825 gene encoding KAT8 regulatory NSL complex subunit 2-like isoform X1 yields the protein MNAVPGTRSPHSHSHRLSKYYAMLCVHVACYVRTMHRSKSGHSSRKAGRSESLFCNYPHRICMQDRYESYEYCLNHILEDRSAPFKQCNFVSTKTGQKCHKPAPKADRKEGYCPAHARKASQMRHKAALKAKPTDAVKDTLDDLDYYRPTSVRSVPEVPASLATKILDYGSESESEGDPLLLDQGWRGTTDSDAESVDSEQEDALKFAGVYTAEETALITRDKLIRLQSLYINQFKRLQHVMKEKRRSYLVALRQEREAFGIDFGVITDPKQKRKFHEYQAARGFRRRRGKEALLYQKSKQRRIQATPDYQGKQNVPLMLQCCYKSCEGEQCNKFSLPLAKFCKDHILMDPKQVLYSECSKGRGVCDKPASLMSPDESCILHMGLPQHKPYKPYEPEPPPPPPRPKPPPPPTVIPLPESMLPPAPILPSQLDSQIDQLLQFQPQFLEQQLQQHVYDASHYMGSFAPPDVETPAAASASPAKPRKPGKNVEDEQDDDALDNIQDNLSEDQSNAKPDQQTDIHVDVETDTDMLSPEVEPQGMEQESSIEISNQDNPVSEQTDHVESLSSPKSEEVKDAMDTQDVLIETVLSQSPVSTDGSEKSSSDDEVDDTQIILKGDTQADCELDTASNVQLETSSTMSIDEKVTSHKLLKPN
- the LOC129256825 gene encoding KAT8 regulatory NSL complex subunit 2-like isoform X2 encodes the protein MHRSKSGHSSRKAGRSESLFCNYPHRICMQDRYESYEYCLNHILEDRSAPFKQCNFVSTKTGQKCHKPAPKADRKEGYCPAHARKASQMRHKAALKAKPTDAVKDTLDDLDYYRPTSVRSVPEVPASLATKILDYGSESESEGDPLLLDQGWRGTTDSDAESVDSEQEDALKFAGVYTAEETALITRDKLIRLQSLYINQFKRLQHVMKEKRRSYLVALRQEREAFGIDFGVITDPKQKRKFHEYQAARGFRRRRGKEALLYQKSKQRRIQATPDYQGKQNVPLMLQCCYKSCEGEQCNKFSLPLAKFCKDHILMDPKQVLYSECSKGRGVCDKPASLMSPDESCILHMGLPQHKPYKPYEPEPPPPPPRPKPPPPPTVIPLPESMLPPAPILPSQLDSQIDQLLQFQPQFLEQQLQQHVYDASHYMGSFAPPDVETPAAASASPAKPRKPGKNVEDEQDDDALDNIQDNLSEDQSNAKPDQQTDIHVDVETDTDMLSPEVEPQGMEQESSIEISNQDNPVSEQTDHVESLSSPKSEEVKDAMDTQDVLIETVLSQSPVSTDGSEKSSSDDEVDDTQIILKGDTQADCELDTASNVQLETSSTMSIDEKVTSHKLLKPN